A window from Rana temporaria chromosome 8, aRanTem1.1, whole genome shotgun sequence encodes these proteins:
- the LOC120909231 gene encoding histone H2A type 1, protein MSGRGKQGGKVRAKAKTRSSRAGLQFPVGRVHRLLRKGNYAERVGAGAPVYLAAVLEYLTAEILELAGNAARDNKKTRIIPRHLQLAVRNDEELNKLLGGVTIAQGGVLPNIQAVLLPKKTESHKATKSK, encoded by the coding sequence ATGTCAGGACGCGGCAAACAAGGAGGCAAGGTTCGGGCTAAGGCCAAGACACGCTCATCCCGGGCTGGTCTGCAGTTCCCAGTCGGTCGTGTTCACCGCCTGCTCAGGAAGGGCAACTATGCCGAGCGGGTCGGGGCCGGAGCTCCAGTGTATCTCGCCGCCGTCCTCGAGTATCTCACGGCTGAGATCCTTGAGCTGGCCGGCAACGCCGCCCGCGACAACAAGAAGACCCGCATCATCCCCCGACACCTCCAGCTGGCTGTACGCAACGACGAGGAGCTCAACAAGCTGCTGGGCGGCGTCACCATCGCCCAGGGAGGAGTCCTGCCCAACATCCAGGCCGTGCTGCTGCCCAAGAAGACCGAGAGCCACAAGGCCACCAAATCCAAGTAA
- the LOC120909232 gene encoding histone H2B 1.1, with product MPEPAKSAPAPKKGSKKAVTKSQKKDGKKRRKSRKESYAIYVYKVLKQVHPDTGISSKAMGIMNSFVNDIFERIAGESSRLAHYNKRRTITSREIQTAVRLLLPGELAKHAVSEGTKAVTKYTSAK from the coding sequence ATGCCTGAACCAGCCAAGTCCGCCCCGGCGCCCAAGAAGGGCTCCAAGAAAGCCGTGACCAAGAGCCAGAAGAAGGACGGCAAGAAGCGGAGGAAGAGCAGGAAGGAGAGTTATGCCATCTACGTGTACAAGGTGCTCAAGCAGGTCCACCCCGACACCGGCATCTCCTCCAAGGCCATGGGCATCATGAACTCCTTTGTCAATGACATCTTCGAGCGCATCGCCGGAGAATCTTCCCGCCTGGCTCATTACAACAAGCGCCGCACCATCACCTCCCGGGAGATCCAGACCGCCGTCCGCCTCCTCCTGCCCGGAGAGCTGGCCAAGCACGCCGTCTCCGAGGGCACCAAGGCCGTCACCAAGTACACCAGCGCCAAGTaa
- the LOC120909236 gene encoding histone H4, with amino-acid sequence MSGRGKGGKGLGKGGAKRHRKVLRDNIQGITKPAIRRLARRGGVKRISGLIYEETRGVLKVFLENVIRDAVTYTEHAKRKTVTAMDVVYALKRQGRTLYGFGG; translated from the exons ATGTCTGGTCGCGGTAAAGGAGGGAAGGGTCTGGGGAAAG GAGGCGCTAAGCGGCACAGGAAGGTGCTCCGGGACAACATCCAGGGCATCACCAAACCCGCCATCCGACGTTTGGCCCGCAGAGGGGGTGTCAAGCGCATCTCCGGACTCATCTATGAGGAGACCCGCGGAGTGCTCAAGGTTTTCCTGGAGAATGTCATCCGCGATGCCGTCACCTACACCGAGCACGCCAAGAGGAAGACCGTCACCGCcatggatgtcgtctatgctctcAAACGCCAGGGGCGCACTCTCTACGGATTCGGAGGCTAA